In the Ornithinimicrobium pratense genome, CGCGACGACATCAGTCGAAGAGACCGCGCCGCGACCCGCCGGACCCTGGTCGACGGGACGACGGTGACCCTAGTGCACGTGGTGCGCCACGGCGAGGTCCACAACCCCGAGAGGGTCCTGTACGGCCGGCTGCCCGGCTACCACCTCTCCGAGCGGGGCCACCAGATGGCCCAGGCCGCGGCCGACCACCTGGCGCAGCGGGACGTGGTCTACGTCGCCAGCTCCCCCTTGGAGCGCGCGCAAGAAACCGCTGCCCCGATCGCGGCTGCGCACGGCCTGGACGTGGCCCTGGACGACAACCTCATCGAGAGCCGCAACGTCCTGGAGGGGCTGGTCGTCAACGCGGCCGCTCTGCGTTCCCGGTGGCGGCTCCTGCTCAACCCGTTGCGTCCCTCGTGGGGCGAGCCCTACCGGCAGGTCGCCGCACGGATGCAGATCGCCCTGTCGGAGGCCCGGGAGCACGCCGAGGGTCACGAGGGGGTCATGGTCAGCCACCAGCTGCCGGTCTGGATGCTGCGACGCTCACTCGAGGGCCGCCGCCTGTTCCAC is a window encoding:
- a CDS encoding histidine phosphatase family protein, encoding MTSADREADPRDDISRRDRAATRRTLVDGTTVTLVHVVRHGEVHNPERVLYGRLPGYHLSERGHQMAQAAADHLAQRDVVYVASSPLERAQETAAPIAAAHGLDVALDDNLIESRNVLEGLVVNAAALRSRWRLLLNPLRPSWGEPYRQVAARMQIALSEAREHAEGHEGVMVSHQLPVWMLRRSLEGRRLFHHPRRRECSLASVTSVLFHGTFPVRVMYAEPAAHLLAGAVDVTGASREAIPG